One stretch of Halichoerus grypus chromosome 10, mHalGry1.hap1.1, whole genome shotgun sequence DNA includes these proteins:
- the CLEC4F gene encoding C-type lectin domain family 4 member F, which produces MAGLQETIQMFKSHVENSSTWSTEVQMLACRVDNVSSQIQVLSGHLENASAEIQTVKDVLKDANTLSFQTQILRRSMEGASADIQKLKGDLEKANALNSQTHSFLKSSLENSSIGLHMLSGGLGNANAEIAILKAGLKMANAQAQWANSSLKNANAQIQVLRGQLAGVNDLRAQNQILRSSLEGANAEIQRVKGSLQNANALNSQIQTSLRVSLDNTSSEIEFLRGHFQRAGDEIHLLKRDLETVTAQTQVTSNRLEQTDAQIQLLKTELENVNALDSKTQVLNGYLKNASREIQTLKQGMKTAAALGSKIQMLESNLQKASAEIRTLKADLENTKTLTTKIQEEKSCLETVHVALVSQEQLQRTQNQLLQLILQGWKVYGESLYYFSHIKKSWHEAEQFCVSQGAHLASVTSEEEQAFLVRFTSTSYHWIGLTDGSEEGSWRWVDGTPFNVAQSRAFWDRNQPDNWKHWDGQTEDCVHIEQKWNDMRCDTPYHWVCKKPISQHVA; this is translated from the exons ATGGCAGGGTTGCAAGAGACTATCCAGATGTTTAAAAGCCATGTGGAGAATTCCAGCACCTGGAGCACGGAGGTCCAGATGTTGGCTTGCAGAGTGGACAATGTCAGTTCTCAGATCCAGGTGCTCAGCGGTCATCTGGAAAACGCCAGTGCTGAAATCCAGACGGTAAAAGACGTTCTAAAGGATGCCAATACCTTGAGTTTCCAGACCCAGATCTTGAGGAGGTCCATGGAGGGGGCCAGTGCGGATATCCAGAAGCTAAAAGGagatctggaaaaggcaaatgcTTTAAATTCCCAGACccacagtttcttaaaaagcagTTTAGAAAACTCCAGCATCGGTCTCCACATGCTGAGTGGAGGCTTAGGAAACGCCAACGCTGAAATTGCGATATTGAAGGCAGGACTGAAAATGGCAAATGCCCAGGCCCAGTGGGCAAACAGTAGTCTAAAGAATGCTAATGCTCAGATCCAAGTTTTGAGAGGCCAACTGGCTGGTGTCAATGACTTAAGGGCCCAGAATCAGATTTTAAGAAGCAGTTTGGAAGGAGCCAATGCTGAGATCCAAAGGGTCAAGGGAAGCCTGCAAAATGCCAATGCTTTAAACTCCCAGATACAGACTTCTCTAAGAGTTAGTTTAGACAACACCAGCTCTGAGATCGAGTTTTTAAGAGGTCATTTCCAAAGGGCTGGTGATGAGATTCACTTGTTAAAAAGAGATTTGGAAACTGTCACTGCCCAGACCCAAGTCACAAGCAATCGTCTGGAGCAGACAGATGCTCAGATCCAATTATTAAAAACAGAGCTTGAAAATGTCAATGCCTTAGATTCCAAGACTCAGGTATTAAATGGTTATTTGAAAAATGCCAGCAGAGAGATACAGACCCTAAAACAAGGGATGAAAACTGCTGCAGCCTTAGGTTCTAAGATCCAGATGCTAGAGAGCAATCTGCAGAAGGCCAGTGCTGAGATCCGGACGTTAAAAGCAGATTTAGAGAACACCAAAACACTAACTACGAAAATCCAGGAGGAGAAGAGTTGCCTGGAGACAGTCCATGTGGCCCTTGTTTCCCAGGAGCAGCTACAGAGGACCCAAA ATCAGCTTCTTCAACTGATCCTGCAAGGCTGGAAAGTCTACGGTGAGAGCTTGTATTACTTTTCTCACATCAAGAAGTCTTGGCACGAGGCTGAGCAGTTCTGTGTGTCCCAGGGAGCCCACCTAGCCTCGGTGACTTCTGAGGAGGAGCAG GCGTTTCTGGTAAGGTTCACGAGTACCTCTTACCACTGGATTGGCCTCACAGACGGGAGTGAGGAGGGCTCCTGGCGCTGGGTGGACGGGACACCATTCAATGTTGCCCAGAGCAGAGC GTTTTGGGACAGGAATCAGCCAGACAACTGGAAGCACTGGGACGGGCAGACAGAAGACTGTGTCCATATTGAGCAGAAGTGGAATGACATGCGCTGTGACACCCCCTATCACTGGGTCTGTAAGAAGCCCATCAGCCAACATGTGGCCTGA
- the FIGLA gene encoding factor in the germline alpha: MDAAPAPALLGVPPAEVLEDVLREQFGPLPQLAAICRLKRLPSGGYSSTEDLQLVLERRRVANAKERERIKNLNRGFAKLKALVPFLPQSRKPSKVDILKGATEYIQVLSDVLEGAKDSERQNPDHQNYRNNPSEPSMSLARDLSRNISQHACCTAGLKNEEERPWADGGSGESAYTCRQSVMSTTGVTSPTRSLVKCFFLNSHIEVKKLKIFSLRCVEFSRLKDD, encoded by the exons ATGGACGCGGCGCCCGCGCCCGCTCTCCTGGGCGTCCCGCCGGCTGAGGTGCTGGAGGACGTGTTGCGGGAGCAGTTCGGGCCGCTGCCCCAGCTGGCCGCCATCTGCCGGCTCAAGCGGCTGCCCTCCGGAGGCTACTCCTCGACCGAGGACCTCCAGTTGGTGCTGGAGCGGCGGCGCGTGGCCAACGCCAAGGAGCGCGAGCGG ataaAAAATCTCAACCGTGGTTTTGCTAAACTGAAGGCACTTGTGCCATTTCTTCCCCAAAGCAGGAAGCCTAGCAAAGTTGATATCCTTAAAGGTGCAACAGAATACATACAAGTTCTCAGTGATGTTTTGGAAGGAGCCAAAGACTCTGAG AGACAAAATCCGGATCACCAGAACTATAGGAACAATCCTTCTGAACCATCTATGTCCTTGGCTAGAGATCTATCCAGAAACATCAGCCAGCATGCCTGCTGTACTGCGGGCTTGAAGAACGAGGAGGAAAGGCCCTGGGCAGATGGTGGCAGTGGTGAGTCAGCATACACTTGTCGCCAGAGCGTGATGTCTACGACTGGAGTTACCTCCCCAACCAGGAGTCTGGTAAAGTGTTTCTTCTTAAATAGCCACATAGAGGtcaaaaaactcaaaatattttccttgagGTGTGTGGAATTTTCCAGGCTAAAAGATGATTGA